CGATGTCGCGGGCTGGCTTGATCTTCTCGCGGGCCACGCCCCGTTCACCGTGGATGCCCACGCCGACCTCCATCTCGCCACTGTCTAGGTCGAAGGTGTCCCGGCCCGAGGTAGGAAGGTAACCCGGCGCCAGGGCCACGGCCATGCTGCGCGAATTGTCGGCGACCCACTGGGCCTTCTTACGCACCTGCTCCAGGCCGTCGCCACGACGGGCCGCCGCCCCCGCAACCTTTTCGACGAGGATAGTGGCCGCGGTGCCGCGCCGGCCGGGCCCGTCCTCGTCGCCCCGCTCGGTGGCGATGTCCTCCCCGACCACCACGGTGGCCGTCTCGACGTCCGGGTTCATCCGCCGCGCGACGGAGAAGTTCATCACGTCGCCAGTGTAGTTCTTCACCACGTGGAGCACCCCGCGGCCCTGGTCGGCCCACTTCGTCGCCTCGGCGATCTGCACCGCGTTGGGCGAGGTGAACAGGTACCCAGGGCAGGCAGCAGCGAGCATGCCCCGCCCGATGAAGCCGCTGTGCATGGGCTCGTGGCCCGAACCGCCGCCCGAGACCACAGCGACGGCAGGCTCCCCATCTTCCGTGACGACGGGGGATGACAGGTGAATGAAGCCCGCTGGGTTCCACTCGGCGTCCGGGTGGGCGGCGACCGTTCCCCCGATCGCCTCCGCCGAGAAATCGCGTGGGTTGTTGCGGAAGGAGCGAACGGATGGTGAAGACTGCGCATTATCGGACATGCAGCCAGGATAGTGAACGGTGCCACTCTCACGTAAGGTCTCGCGCGCCTATGGTGGCATCTGAGAAATCCTCTGAGAGAAAGGAAAGACGATGGCCGCCTCCTACACCCAAGACAAGATGTATACTGGGCCCTCCCGTTACGTGCAGGGCATCGATCTCATTGACCGTGCCGCACACTACCTCAAGCCCCTCGGCTCAACTCCACTTATCATCGCTGACGAGGTGGTTTGGGGTATCGCGGGCCAGAAGCTCCAGGACAGCCTACGCGGCGACGGCATGGAGGCCACCCACGAGGTCTTCGGCGGGGAGGCCTCCATGAACGAAATCGGCCGTATTGCCGAAAAGGCCGCTGCCGGTGACACCGACACCATCATCGGCCTCGGCGGGGGTAAGACCATCGACACCGCGCGAGCGGTGGCCGACAAGCTTTCCTTGCCCGTCGCCATCTTCCCCACCGCCGTCTCCGCCGACGCACCGACTGCCCGCGTCTCGGTGATCTACACCGACGAGGGCGTGTTCGACTCCTACCTCTTCTACGACCGCAACCCCGACCTCGTCGCGGTGGATACCCGCGTCATCGCCAACGCACCCGTGCGCACGCTTCGCTCCGGGCTTGGCGACGCCCTTGCAACTCTCGTGGAGGCCCGCGCCGTGCACCGCGCCAACGGCCGCCGAATGGACGACTCCTCCCGGCCCACCCTCGCCGGCCTGGCATTGGCCGAGAAGTGCGAGGAGACGCTCTTTGCCTACGCCCACCAGGCGCTGAAGGACGCGGAGGAGCACATCGTCTCCCCTGCGCTCGAGGCCATCTGCGAGGCGAACACGCTGCTGTCCGGGTTGGGCTTCGAAAACGGCGGGCTCGCCGCCGTCCACGCGATCCACAACGGCTTCACCGCGCTCGAGGGCGACATCCACCACATGTCCCACGGCGAGAAGGTCGCTTTCGGCGTCGGCGTGCAGCTCATGCTCACCGGCGCCACGCGCGAGGAGGCGGACCGATACTTCGGCTTCCTTCAGTCCGTTGGCCTACCTACCACACTGGAGGAGATCCACCTCGCCGACGCCACCGACGATGACCTGTACAAGATCGCCGAGCTTGCCTGCTCCGCTGATGAAACGCTGAAGCAGATGCCGGGCGAGCACACCCCGACCGATGTCGTGCAGGCGATCCGGGCTGCGGACCGCTACGCCCGCTCCTTCCGCGAGCGCGCCTAGCCACGGGTGGGCTGCTCCCAGCGCACCGCGAACGCCTCCCAGGTGCTGGCCTCGACGGCGTCGAGGCCAGCTAGTCTGAGCTAGTCCCAGCTAGTCCCAGCTAGTCCCAGCTAGTCGAGTCGATCTCCTAGCGCGTGCTCATGCGCGGGGTAGCTAGAGGGACTTGGGATATATGGCAAACCTTACCTAAACTGTCGTGAACGTGTAGCGTTGAGCCCACCATGCGTTACCTCTATCTCGCCGCCGGGCTTCTCGCAGCGGGTTTCGGTGCCCTCGGTGCCTTTCTGCCCCTCCTCCCCGCCACGCCGTTCCTCTTGACCGCGCTGTTCTTCTTCACCCGCAGCTCGCCCCGGCTGGAACACAGGTTGCTGCACCACTCCGTCTTCGGCAAGTACATCACCGACTACTACACCGGCG
The nucleotide sequence above comes from Corynebacterium capitovis DSM 44611. Encoded proteins:
- a CDS encoding glycerol dehydrogenase, with the protein product MAASYTQDKMYTGPSRYVQGIDLIDRAAHYLKPLGSTPLIIADEVVWGIAGQKLQDSLRGDGMEATHEVFGGEASMNEIGRIAEKAAAGDTDTIIGLGGGKTIDTARAVADKLSLPVAIFPTAVSADAPTARVSVIYTDEGVFDSYLFYDRNPDLVAVDTRVIANAPVRTLRSGLGDALATLVEARAVHRANGRRMDDSSRPTLAGLALAEKCEETLFAYAHQALKDAEEHIVSPALEAICEANTLLSGLGFENGGLAAVHAIHNGFTALEGDIHHMSHGEKVAFGVGVQLMLTGATREEADRYFGFLQSVGLPTTLEEIHLADATDDDLYKIAELACSADETLKQMPGEHTPTDVVQAIRAADRYARSFRERA